The Neorhodopirellula lusitana genome contains a region encoding:
- a CDS encoding prolipoprotein diacylglyceryl transferase, which produces MRRTLFLIPHEVAGLPVLGVGWLLIALAIYIVARLVWASRKKDAGPSALEIIAQEGVLWALMAAIVVFVLPRAEIGNIAGDPVGLPVRGYGMFLMLAAIGSVGMAAYRAERAGLRSETILKLAPWTFIGGLAGARLFYVIQYRHDFIRESWSETLLAMAAFTQGGLVVYGGFIGGFLASVWAIRRFHGSIWRLGDVIVPCMFVGLFFGRLGCLMNGCCYGGHCEPNLLSVQFPPGSGVYSDQLQNGELIGVQAKLVARPVPLDQSASLDPAEASSVTRPLYEVESVAEGSLAQTAGVQPGDRLDLIPDTAFAREASLEIPAEDARIGLAVVRDGELLARYSPAQLPDRASPVWATQIISSVVAAVMFGLLLLLERLVSKTRWYREGLLMLTGFVAYAILRIILEWVRVDEAGQFGTSFSISQWVSFAVIIASAIAIAFRLKTPPASTSLESA; this is translated from the coding sequence ATGCGCCGAACGCTCTTTTTGATTCCCCACGAAGTTGCCGGACTGCCTGTCTTGGGCGTCGGTTGGCTGTTGATTGCGTTGGCGATTTACATCGTCGCTCGTTTGGTGTGGGCGTCGAGAAAGAAGGATGCGGGCCCTTCGGCACTGGAAATTATCGCTCAAGAGGGCGTCTTGTGGGCATTGATGGCGGCGATCGTCGTCTTCGTGCTGCCCAGAGCTGAGATCGGGAACATTGCCGGGGATCCGGTTGGGCTTCCAGTACGAGGTTACGGGATGTTCTTGATGCTGGCGGCTATCGGCTCCGTGGGAATGGCTGCCTATCGCGCGGAGAGAGCCGGACTTCGCTCTGAAACGATCCTGAAATTGGCACCTTGGACCTTTATCGGCGGTTTGGCCGGTGCTCGGCTGTTCTATGTGATTCAATATCGGCATGACTTCATTCGTGAATCTTGGTCCGAAACGCTGCTGGCGATGGCGGCTTTCACCCAGGGCGGCTTAGTCGTCTATGGTGGTTTTATCGGCGGGTTCCTGGCGTCGGTGTGGGCGATTCGGCGATTTCATGGATCCATTTGGCGATTGGGCGACGTGATCGTGCCCTGCATGTTTGTCGGTTTGTTTTTCGGGCGGCTTGGCTGCTTGATGAACGGTTGTTGTTATGGAGGTCATTGCGAGCCGAATTTGTTGTCGGTTCAGTTCCCGCCCGGCAGTGGCGTTTACAGTGACCAGTTGCAAAACGGTGAGTTGATCGGTGTTCAGGCAAAGCTGGTTGCTCGCCCAGTCCCTTTGGATCAGTCTGCCTCTCTGGATCCGGCGGAAGCCAGTTCGGTCACCCGGCCGCTTTACGAAGTGGAGTCGGTGGCCGAAGGCAGTCTCGCCCAGACCGCGGGTGTGCAACCGGGGGATCGGTTGGACCTGATTCCCGATACCGCTTTCGCGAGAGAGGCTTCGCTCGAGATTCCGGCCGAGGATGCTCGAATCGGATTGGCGGTGGTGCGGGATGGGGAACTCTTGGCCCGCTACTCGCCCGCTCAATTGCCAGATCGCGCAAGCCCTGTCTGGGCCACTCAGATCATCAGTTCGGTTGTGGCCGCAGTGATGTTTGGACTGTTGTTGCTGTTGGAACGATTGGTCAGCAAGACACGATGGTATCGCGAGGGGTTGTTGATGCTGACTGGCTTCGTTGCGTACGCGATCTTAAGGATCATCTTGGAATGGGTGCGGGTCGACGAAGCGGGCCAGTTCGGAACCTCGTTTTCAATTTCCCAGTGGGTCAGTTTTGCAGTGATCATCGCCAGTGCGATTGCCATCGCCTTCCGCTTGAAGACTCCACCTGCTTCAACCAGTCTCGAGTCCGCTTGA
- a CDS encoding LamG-like jellyroll fold domain-containing protein codes for MRQGTDSVMDQDLQRLLEAWLSSEPDANTTAPLVERLRQDAAFRKAFVDELAMLGQLKAVQSSQPRWLELEDVLSSELEQDIAAPQTLGQQANEERFETKVMTGIGETSRHVPKRSSATYLAAIITGLATAATIIGIQFWMQPETIPPSIAQVPDNSTGDAIDVAENQNAAPPSQERGNANTLSTIDAVAVLSQSVGVQWSGDRKPEVGDSLNLGDFVLDRGTVQLDFLAGVRLLLRGPADIELRAPDEVLLRHGSASCFVSEMGRGFRIVTSEMEVIDLGTAFSIEVEEGRQPEVHVLEGSVEIHSEQQTSPLELTEQKAIQMSKSGPESVIYAPQRFPQISDLHARQRARDRQKFEQWKKSADLLSQDPAVLLHYTFEEAHQDGLALTNHAADSSQATDGAVIGCQWAPGRWRNKRALLYRKSTDRVMFQVPGAFDELTFMVWARIDALTQPITSLLMTENPARRQQFSRANDQSVAGAFSRLATSNVKTVRWEISQAHPNVMFSVGHGQEGNWRYDTCPVQNPATHPDNWGVWECLAVTCNATKREVTHYRNGEPIGTCRIKNADPLLLDFMELGNFGATREELEKSKGSSQRRFFGAIDELVIARRVMTAEEIKTFWSNGKP; via the coding sequence ATGCGTCAAGGAACAGATTCAGTGATGGACCAAGACCTACAAAGACTTCTTGAAGCATGGTTGTCCAGTGAACCGGATGCCAATACGACCGCACCACTTGTTGAGCGGCTCAGACAAGACGCGGCGTTTCGCAAAGCGTTCGTAGATGAACTGGCGATGCTGGGGCAATTGAAAGCCGTCCAGTCCAGCCAGCCTCGTTGGCTGGAACTGGAAGATGTGTTGTCGAGCGAACTGGAACAGGATATCGCCGCCCCACAGACGCTCGGCCAACAAGCAAACGAGGAACGCTTTGAAACCAAGGTCATGACTGGAATCGGCGAAACCAGTCGGCACGTTCCCAAACGCAGTTCAGCCACCTATCTCGCGGCAATCATTACGGGACTTGCAACGGCGGCCACGATCATTGGCATCCAGTTTTGGATGCAGCCAGAAACGATCCCACCGTCCATTGCTCAAGTCCCTGATAATTCAACCGGCGATGCGATCGACGTCGCTGAAAATCAAAACGCCGCACCACCATCTCAAGAAAGGGGGAATGCAAATACTCTGTCGACCATTGACGCCGTGGCGGTCCTCAGCCAATCCGTCGGAGTCCAGTGGAGTGGCGACCGAAAACCGGAAGTGGGCGACTCGCTCAACCTTGGTGATTTCGTTCTGGATCGCGGCACCGTTCAACTCGACTTCCTAGCCGGCGTGCGACTCTTGCTGCGCGGCCCCGCTGACATCGAATTGCGTGCCCCAGATGAAGTCTTGCTGCGACACGGCTCGGCAAGTTGCTTCGTTTCAGAGATGGGACGCGGGTTCCGTATCGTGACGAGCGAAATGGAAGTCATCGACCTGGGAACCGCCTTCAGTATCGAGGTGGAAGAAGGACGGCAACCAGAAGTCCACGTGCTCGAAGGCTCCGTGGAAATCCACTCCGAACAACAGACCTCGCCACTGGAGCTAACCGAACAGAAAGCGATTCAGATGAGCAAATCGGGCCCAGAGAGCGTCATCTACGCGCCCCAGCGTTTCCCACAAATTTCCGACCTTCATGCCAGACAGCGCGCCCGTGATCGCCAGAAATTCGAACAATGGAAAAAGAGTGCCGACTTACTAAGCCAAGACCCAGCGGTCCTGCTGCACTACACCTTCGAAGAGGCACACCAAGATGGGCTCGCGCTAACGAACCATGCCGCAGACTCTTCGCAGGCCACCGATGGGGCCGTGATTGGCTGCCAATGGGCACCTGGACGATGGCGGAACAAACGTGCCTTGCTGTACCGAAAATCAACGGATCGTGTCATGTTCCAAGTCCCTGGCGCCTTCGATGAACTGACGTTTATGGTTTGGGCTCGCATCGATGCGTTAACCCAACCGATCACTTCCCTCTTAATGACGGAAAACCCAGCCCGCAGACAACAATTTTCGCGTGCCAACGATCAATCCGTTGCTGGTGCGTTCAGTCGACTGGCGACGTCCAACGTCAAAACCGTGCGATGGGAAATTTCCCAAGCCCATCCCAACGTGATGTTTAGCGTCGGGCACGGACAGGAAGGCAATTGGCGGTACGACACGTGCCCAGTTCAGAACCCAGCCACTCATCCTGATAATTGGGGCGTTTGGGAATGCTTGGCTGTCACCTGTAATGCGACCAAGCGAGAGGTGACCCACTATCGCAATGGAGAGCCAATCGGCACCTGCCGAATTAAAAATGCCGATCCGTTGCTATTGGACTTCATGGAACTAGGCAACTTTGGCGCCACTCGCGAAGAGCTGGAAAAATCCAAAGGCTCATCCCAACGTCGCTTCTTCGGTGCGATTGACGAACTCGTGATCGCCCGACGCGTGATGACCGCGGAAGAAATCAAGACGTTTTGGAGCAACGGAAAACCTTAG
- a CDS encoding sigma-70 family RNA polymerase sigma factor, with translation MLESNPIESTIHKVVAGDRDAYRLIVREYQLMIRGYIGSQLHRADEMEDLSQEVFLTAYRNLDQYDGRGNFAAWLRGIARHQLLMHFRTTGRRKANDAKFREEVTQAIQHDLDQTFAEQTDFAVESLLRCISQLPERMKRVVRAGLDGTKAPALASELATSVGAIYNLHYRANGLLRECVKEQIQ, from the coding sequence ATGCTTGAATCCAATCCAATCGAATCGACGATTCACAAAGTTGTCGCGGGTGACCGCGATGCTTACCGACTGATCGTTCGCGAGTACCAGTTGATGATCCGCGGCTATATCGGCAGTCAATTGCACCGCGCCGACGAAATGGAAGACCTTTCGCAAGAAGTCTTCTTGACCGCCTACCGCAATCTCGATCAGTACGACGGAAGAGGCAACTTCGCCGCATGGTTACGCGGCATCGCACGGCACCAATTGCTGATGCACTTCCGCACAACCGGTCGAAGAAAAGCGAACGACGCCAAATTCCGCGAAGAGGTCACCCAGGCCATCCAACACGACTTGGACCAAACCTTTGCTGAACAGACCGACTTTGCGGTTGAGTCACTACTGCGGTGCATCAGCCAACTTCCCGAGCGAATGAAACGAGTGGTCCGCGCCGGCCTGGATGGAACCAAGGCTCCCGCGTTGGCCTCCGAACTCGCAACTTCCGTGGGCGCCATCTACAACTTGCATTATCGGGCAAACGGATTGCTGCGTGAATGCGTCAAGGAACAGATTCAGTGA
- a CDS encoding DUF1559 domain-containing protein yields MRVSRSPLGFTLVELLVVIAIIGVLVGLLLPAVQAAREAARRMSCSNNLKQLGLAIHNYHSAYKQLPKHMGGTTANPSGGAVLRNPGHNRLELSALVGLTPFFEQQALWEQISNPLRNEGETVSFSPMGPNPRMTLNDHNTGALGPYGPWLTNIPTLRCPSDPGAGLPSQGRTNYVVCLGDSSHRSAVGGTSDNGSRTSTGAQETRASQRGVFVPRQRTKFRGILDGLSNTICMGEICTDLGDQDKRTHASYNAILTAITARSQLCEDGNTDPERPQFLSKRLVGGAEAKRGYLWAYGRIFFSGMNTIQPPNSAVCMNRASPLGNSVHFDGICPPSSRHQGGCHVLMADGAVKFITDSIEAGNRRSAQVAVIGTRTDVLAAGSESPFGLWGALGTRASKEVIDQEF; encoded by the coding sequence ATGAGAGTTTCTCGAAGTCCGCTTGGTTTTACACTCGTGGAGCTGCTGGTCGTGATTGCGATTATTGGTGTGCTTGTTGGCCTGTTGTTGCCGGCGGTGCAAGCGGCACGGGAGGCGGCGCGGCGGATGTCTTGTAGTAATAATCTCAAGCAGTTGGGGCTGGCGATTCACAACTATCATTCCGCTTACAAGCAATTGCCCAAGCACATGGGTGGAACAACGGCAAATCCATCGGGTGGTGCTGTTTTGCGGAATCCGGGGCACAACCGCCTGGAGTTAAGTGCGTTGGTTGGGTTGACTCCGTTCTTTGAACAGCAGGCGTTGTGGGAACAGATCAGCAATCCGCTTCGCAACGAAGGTGAAACCGTTAGTTTCTCGCCGATGGGACCGAACCCGCGGATGACTCTGAACGATCACAACACAGGTGCGTTAGGCCCCTATGGCCCTTGGCTGACAAACATTCCAACCCTTCGTTGCCCGAGTGATCCGGGAGCCGGGTTGCCTTCGCAAGGCCGGACTAACTATGTCGTTTGTCTTGGTGATAGCTCTCATCGCAGTGCGGTTGGCGGTACCAGTGACAATGGTAGCCGCACCAGCACTGGTGCGCAGGAAACCCGAGCGTCGCAGCGCGGCGTTTTCGTTCCCCGTCAGAGAACTAAGTTCCGAGGGATTCTGGATGGGCTTTCCAATACGATTTGCATGGGGGAAATTTGCACCGACTTGGGTGACCAGGATAAACGCACCCATGCCTCGTACAATGCGATTTTGACCGCGATTACTGCTCGATCCCAATTGTGCGAAGACGGCAACACGGATCCCGAGCGGCCGCAGTTTCTGAGCAAAAGACTTGTGGGTGGGGCCGAGGCCAAACGTGGTTACCTGTGGGCCTACGGTCGCATTTTCTTTTCGGGGATGAACACGATTCAGCCGCCCAACAGTGCAGTTTGTATGAACAGAGCCTCTCCGCTGGGCAATTCAGTTCACTTCGACGGAATCTGTCCGCCTAGCAGTCGGCACCAAGGCGGATGTCATGTCCTGATGGCGGATGGAGCGGTTAAGTTCATCACCGATTCCATCGAAGCTGGCAACCGGCGAAGTGCCCAAGTGGCGGTTATCGGCACCCGAACCGACGTGCTTGCTGCTGGTTCAGAAAGCCCGTTTGGATTGTGGGGCGCCCTGGGAACTCGGGCATCCAAGGAAGTCATTGATCAAGAGTTTTAG
- a CDS encoding sulfatase-like hydrolase/transferase produces MMMKTLKEYNAEESRVLAAVVVSVVTAVACCMPSVAGAATANEIEVKPNIVLIVSDDQAWTDYGFMGHEQVETPNLDSLARRSAMFKRGYVPTALCRPSLATLLTGHYASTNHVTGNDPSPKYAPKGSPLFKQRSAELIAKTDAFELLPEALGRAGYLSHQSGKLWEGSYQRCGFTHGMTRGFPEKGGRHGDDGLKIGREGLQPIKDFLDIAKQEQKPFFLWYAPFLPHQPHHPPQRLLDKYTAKVASISVAKYYAMCEWFDETCGELIAEIDKRGETDNTLFVYVCDNGWIQDPNAGTFAPRSKQSANEGGTRTPIMYCWPNRISPQSRPELATSLDIYPTILAAAGVGSADDLPGLNLLPALMEPKPIKRNHIFGEGFAHDIADLNDSSRSLLYQWVIQDNWKLLLRREGETHSYTSRHPVSAPQVQLFDLAVDPAEENNLADMMPHQVKKLTALVENWKPAVHPSLQPVSGNP; encoded by the coding sequence ATGATGATGAAGACACTCAAAGAATACAATGCTGAGGAATCGCGGGTGCTGGCAGCGGTTGTCGTTTCGGTGGTTACGGCAGTTGCATGCTGTATGCCGAGTGTTGCCGGCGCGGCGACGGCGAATGAGATAGAGGTGAAGCCGAATATCGTCTTGATCGTTTCGGATGATCAGGCTTGGACAGACTACGGGTTCATGGGGCACGAACAGGTTGAGACTCCCAACTTGGACTCGCTTGCACGACGCAGTGCAATGTTCAAGCGAGGGTACGTTCCGACTGCGTTATGTCGTCCCTCCTTGGCGACACTACTGACGGGGCACTACGCCTCGACGAATCATGTGACGGGGAACGATCCATCGCCGAAGTATGCCCCGAAGGGGTCACCGCTTTTCAAACAACGTAGTGCGGAATTGATTGCCAAAACGGATGCTTTTGAGCTGCTGCCGGAAGCACTTGGACGGGCAGGCTACCTTTCGCATCAAAGTGGGAAGTTGTGGGAGGGAAGCTACCAGCGATGTGGTTTTACCCATGGAATGACGCGTGGATTCCCTGAAAAAGGGGGCCGGCACGGCGACGATGGATTGAAGATTGGCCGCGAAGGATTGCAGCCGATAAAGGATTTTCTCGACATCGCCAAACAGGAGCAGAAGCCATTCTTCCTCTGGTACGCACCGTTCCTGCCGCATCAACCGCATCATCCACCGCAGCGTTTGTTGGACAAGTACACGGCGAAGGTGGCGTCCATTTCGGTTGCGAAGTACTACGCAATGTGCGAATGGTTTGATGAAACCTGTGGTGAGCTGATTGCTGAAATCGACAAACGTGGTGAGACGGACAATACCCTGTTTGTCTATGTGTGTGACAATGGTTGGATTCAAGATCCGAACGCAGGGACGTTCGCACCTCGGTCAAAGCAATCTGCGAATGAAGGAGGCACACGTACTCCAATCATGTATTGTTGGCCGAACAGAATATCGCCGCAATCACGACCGGAGCTAGCGACGAGTCTGGATATTTACCCCACCATTCTTGCAGCCGCTGGGGTGGGATCGGCTGATGATCTTCCTGGCTTAAACCTGCTTCCGGCGTTGATGGAACCGAAGCCCATCAAGCGAAACCACATTTTTGGTGAGGGATTCGCTCATGATATTGCTGACCTAAATGACTCTTCGCGTTCGTTGCTCTACCAATGGGTGATCCAGGATAACTGGAAATTGCTGTTGCGACGCGAAGGGGAAACCCACTCTTACACGTCTCGGCATCCTGTATCCGCACCCCAGGTTCAACTGTTTGATCTAGCAGTTGATCCGGCGGAAGAAAACAACCTTGCGGATATGATGCCGCATCAAGTGAAGAAACTGACGGCATTGGTTGAGAATTGGAAACCCGCTGTGCACCCCAGCCTTCAACCTGTATCGGGGAACCCGTGA
- a CDS encoding DUF5722 domain-containing protein produces the protein MIAFRLTRCGRWSVMWAVMWACCIGLVFAATSRSDAAAMVDVPVTGFDEASAGVVRHAAGDVVEITGDVALRLTPKSKLSGGQWILEMDCFCLGGLTQFEATIGPGYDATSRFKLPLIPHTEVFSPYQARLAIGDNWVDGESDLRLDLKLAGGGSLQIKNVRLRLATAHDSTLSTRELSTLAPTTAADSEIVEYLDQRMPSSIANVVVGERQVSIRGVVSVDAFAGEARDEFVLAEIAMETLLSNPHAQRFQTPVEPAADGTFKVVLPRIDDRGFDRITSRWQLEQVHHVDFASNVSSGSKQTIISHARYADEVFCRNPGLPPAAPKTKKGLGGWRWPSPPEVRNDLDDLGIQAVTVNLNALHRFVSTQRRPGWSAFQWQGRTYYANDTLLARYDQTFLAAQNQNVMVSVILLVTNPADGHSLDAKLLASPDADSSGTYAMPDVTSSEGLNYYGAILNLMAQRWSRSQGQHGRVHHWIVHNEVDFGYVWTNAGNKTARQYMSLYHRSLRLVDLIVRQYDPNARAFISLTHHWAKPGAARAYGSRRMLELLAQYCDVEGDFPWAVAHHPYPQSLRNPRTWEDHQATSSVDTDKITPWNLEVLDAYMKRPEMRFRGQVRKLHLSENGFNSPDYSRQSLTDQAAGMAIAWTKIQTLSSIEMWHYHNWIDNRNEGGLRIGLRKFSDDVQAPYAKKPIWHLYQTLGTPGEQAAVTSYLKTIDSRQKDLHD, from the coding sequence ATGATTGCTTTTCGACTGACTCGCTGCGGCAGGTGGTCAGTGATGTGGGCGGTGATGTGGGCGTGTTGCATCGGTTTGGTATTTGCGGCGACAAGCCGTTCAGACGCCGCTGCAATGGTTGATGTTCCTGTCACCGGTTTCGACGAAGCGTCGGCTGGTGTCGTACGCCACGCAGCCGGCGACGTTGTCGAGATTACTGGCGATGTGGCGTTGCGTTTGACTCCAAAATCGAAGCTTTCCGGTGGTCAGTGGATATTGGAAATGGATTGCTTTTGTCTGGGAGGTCTCACTCAGTTCGAGGCCACGATCGGGCCTGGCTACGATGCCACGTCTCGATTCAAGTTGCCTTTGATCCCGCACACGGAAGTCTTTTCTCCGTATCAGGCACGCTTAGCGATCGGTGACAATTGGGTCGATGGTGAGAGTGACCTCCGACTTGACTTAAAACTTGCTGGCGGTGGATCCCTGCAAATCAAGAATGTGCGTTTGCGTTTGGCAACGGCACATGATTCCACCCTGTCTACTCGCGAACTGTCTACTTTGGCACCGACGACAGCAGCTGACAGCGAGATTGTGGAATACCTCGATCAACGGATGCCGTCATCGATTGCCAACGTTGTCGTCGGTGAACGCCAGGTTTCGATTAGAGGTGTGGTTTCAGTCGATGCGTTTGCCGGAGAAGCACGAGATGAGTTTGTGCTGGCGGAAATTGCCATGGAAACCCTGCTTTCCAACCCGCATGCCCAGCGATTTCAAACGCCGGTCGAACCCGCCGCGGACGGCACTTTCAAAGTGGTGCTGCCGCGGATCGATGATCGTGGTTTCGACCGAATCACGTCTCGATGGCAGTTGGAGCAAGTGCATCACGTAGATTTCGCTTCCAACGTTTCCAGTGGCAGCAAGCAGACGATCATCAGTCATGCTCGTTATGCGGATGAGGTGTTCTGCCGTAATCCGGGCCTCCCGCCTGCTGCTCCCAAAACCAAAAAGGGGCTCGGTGGCTGGCGTTGGCCAAGTCCTCCGGAAGTACGCAACGACCTGGATGATTTGGGGATTCAGGCGGTGACGGTGAATCTGAACGCGCTGCATCGGTTTGTTTCAACGCAACGGCGTCCAGGTTGGTCCGCGTTCCAGTGGCAGGGGAGAACGTATTATGCCAACGACACGTTGTTGGCACGCTACGACCAAACTTTTTTGGCTGCACAAAATCAAAACGTCATGGTGTCGGTGATCTTGTTGGTAACTAACCCTGCGGATGGCCATTCGCTGGATGCGAAATTGTTGGCGAGCCCTGATGCGGACTCCAGCGGAACTTATGCAATGCCGGATGTCACGTCCTCGGAGGGCCTGAACTACTACGGTGCGATATTGAACTTGATGGCCCAGCGGTGGTCGCGGAGTCAAGGCCAGCATGGTCGCGTTCATCACTGGATCGTTCACAACGAAGTGGACTTTGGCTACGTGTGGACCAACGCCGGGAACAAGACGGCACGTCAGTACATGAGCTTGTACCATCGCTCGTTGAGGTTGGTTGACCTGATTGTGCGGCAATACGATCCCAACGCACGGGCGTTCATCTCGCTGACACATCACTGGGCAAAACCGGGGGCAGCCCGAGCGTATGGTTCACGGCGGATGCTGGAACTGCTGGCTCAGTACTGCGATGTCGAGGGTGATTTTCCCTGGGCCGTTGCCCATCATCCCTACCCGCAAAGCTTGCGGAACCCACGCACCTGGGAAGATCATCAAGCAACTTCCTCGGTGGATACTGACAAGATCACGCCGTGGAATCTAGAGGTGCTGGACGCTTACATGAAGCGACCCGAGATGCGATTTCGTGGCCAGGTCCGCAAGCTGCATTTGTCTGAAAACGGCTTCAATTCGCCAGACTACTCTCGCCAGTCGCTAACAGACCAGGCGGCCGGGATGGCGATCGCGTGGACGAAGATCCAAACGCTTTCGTCGATTGAAATGTGGCATTACCACAACTGGATCGACAACCGCAACGAAGGTGGTTTGCGAATCGGGTTGCGAAAGTTTTCCGACGATGTTCAGGCACCCTACGCCAAGAAACCCATTTGGCATCTCTATCAAACGCTCGGCACGCCTGGTGAACAGGCCGCTGTTACATCTTACCTCAAAACCATTGATTCTCGACAGAAGGACCTCCATGATTGA
- a CDS encoding sulfatase codes for MIDPLDDSLLMKMSRGMLPRALLLVFAGIAGMNGSRADQKRPNVVFILADDLGWSDTTLYGTTKLYRTPNIERLAQRGMTFTRAYASSPLCSPTRASVLTGLSPARHGVTAPTCHLPKVVLKPVQATSGSPLQKATIPESVSRLDTKYYTLAEMLRDHGYATGHFGKWHLGASPYSPLEHGFDVDVPHHPGPGPAGSYVAPWKFKDFDHDPLIPDEHLEDRMAKEAVKFLEKHHNKPFFLNYWMFSVHAPFDAKQELIDQYKKMIDPKDPQRSPTYAAMIESMDDAVGTLLDTIDRLGIADNTIIVFASDNGGNMYNEVDGGTATSNAPLKGGKATMYEGGVRGPAIVVQPNVIEAGSKSDEIIQSSDFYPTLLEMLSIPRRPGQEFDGLSVAAALKGGKLDRDAIFTYFPHSPGVPDWLPPAVSVHQGDWKLIRIFHGGEAGEHRYKLFNLKQDLGERNNLADQSPERVEQLDALIEQHLVDTNAVRPFPNPKFDPSKYDVALEGKATLKGGASAAPKASPRGRPVAGWQNGGTCKLSIANGALQVQSTGSDPYLTFRFPKPVSAGPLTLQIRMKSGSSGQGQLFWKESGHAYGAERSQFFDVKHDGIEHRYTIEVQPSSPVQSIRIDPSRGSGTIEILEMQLTGSDGKVIRQWVF; via the coding sequence ATGATTGATCCACTTGATGATTCGTTGTTGATGAAAATGAGTCGCGGCATGCTCCCGCGTGCGTTGCTGCTGGTGTTCGCTGGGATTGCTGGCATGAACGGTTCTCGTGCTGATCAAAAGCGTCCCAATGTCGTCTTTATCCTGGCCGACGATCTGGGCTGGAGCGACACGACGCTTTACGGAACGACGAAGCTTTACCGAACCCCAAACATCGAGCGACTGGCCCAGCGTGGGATGACATTTACACGCGCCTACGCATCGAGTCCGTTATGTTCGCCGACGCGAGCCAGTGTGTTGACGGGGCTTAGCCCAGCACGACATGGGGTCACTGCACCAACGTGTCATTTGCCGAAGGTCGTCTTGAAGCCGGTCCAAGCGACGAGTGGTTCGCCCCTGCAAAAAGCAACCATTCCGGAGTCCGTGTCGCGACTGGACACAAAGTACTACACCCTGGCCGAGATGTTACGGGATCACGGCTATGCGACCGGACACTTTGGGAAATGGCATTTGGGAGCATCACCTTATTCGCCGCTTGAACATGGTTTCGATGTGGACGTGCCACACCACCCGGGACCGGGACCTGCCGGAAGTTATGTTGCGCCTTGGAAGTTCAAAGACTTCGATCACGATCCGCTGATTCCGGATGAGCACCTGGAAGACCGAATGGCGAAAGAAGCGGTCAAGTTTCTGGAAAAGCATCATAACAAACCCTTCTTCTTGAACTACTGGATGTTCAGCGTTCACGCTCCTTTCGATGCTAAGCAAGAATTGATTGACCAGTACAAAAAAATGATCGATCCAAAAGACCCGCAACGTAGCCCGACTTATGCGGCGATGATTGAAAGCATGGATGACGCCGTCGGCACACTGCTGGACACGATTGATCGATTGGGGATTGCGGACAATACCATCATCGTCTTCGCGTCGGACAATGGCGGGAACATGTACAACGAAGTCGATGGCGGCACGGCTACAAGTAACGCTCCGCTAAAAGGTGGCAAGGCCACCATGTATGAGGGTGGCGTGCGCGGCCCCGCGATCGTGGTGCAGCCAAATGTGATCGAGGCTGGATCGAAAAGTGACGAGATCATCCAGAGTAGTGATTTCTATCCGACGCTTCTGGAGATGCTTTCGATCCCGCGTCGGCCCGGCCAAGAGTTTGACGGACTTAGCGTCGCTGCTGCACTGAAGGGAGGCAAGTTAGATCGCGATGCCATCTTTACTTACTTTCCACACTCGCCGGGGGTGCCCGATTGGTTGCCTCCTGCAGTCAGTGTCCACCAGGGTGATTGGAAGCTGATTCGGATTTTCCATGGTGGCGAAGCTGGCGAGCATCGATACAAGCTCTTCAATCTAAAGCAGGACCTTGGTGAGCGAAACAATCTTGCTGATCAATCCCCCGAGCGTGTCGAGCAGCTTGATGCACTGATCGAACAACATCTCGTTGACACGAATGCGGTTCGTCCGTTTCCGAATCCCAAGTTCGATCCGTCGAAGTATGACGTAGCACTAGAAGGAAAAGCGACTCTGAAAGGCGGTGCGAGTGCCGCGCCGAAAGCCTCACCACGCGGCCGACCGGTCGCTGGTTGGCAAAACGGCGGGACTTGCAAACTGTCGATCGCCAACGGTGCACTGCAGGTCCAAAGCACGGGGAGTGATCCGTACCTGACGTTCCGGTTTCCCAAGCCTGTTTCGGCCGGTCCACTGACGCTGCAAATTCGCATGAAGTCAGGTTCTTCTGGCCAGGGGCAGTTGTTCTGGAAAGAGTCTGGTCACGCCTATGGGGCCGAGCGTAGTCAGTTCTTTGATGTGAAGCATGATGGCATTGAGCATCGCTATACCATTGAAGTTCAGCCCTCTTCGCCAGTGCAGAGCATTCGTATCGATCCGTCTAGAGGCAGCGGGACGATCGAAATTTTGGAGATGCAGTTGACCGGCAGCGATGGAAAGGTGATTCGACAATGGGTGTTTTAG